The Achromobacter pestifer genome includes a region encoding these proteins:
- a CDS encoding efflux transporter outer membrane subunit, with product MIKRLTRGSALLAVLLVLAGCAVGPTYERPSAAVPAAFKEAALPASEAGTWKTAEPSEDALRGAWWKVFGDEGLNQLQEEAQQANQNLQAAAARLTQSRALQREARAGFFPNLDAAFGPNRQRPSAVSQGLPDGTATTPVTTWRAQGAVSYEADLFGRVASTYDAASADAQQSEALYRSVLLALQADVATTYFLVREQDAESQLYRQTVKLRTDTLQLIQRRYDAGDISELDLARAKAELASAQSEALGIDRRRASSEHALAVLLGRAPSDFAMPAQPIQKVALSIPAGLPSTLLERRPDIAAAERAMAAANARVGAAKSAFFPRLDITGAFGYESSDLGNLFQWSSRTFLLGPLVGAALSMPIFDGGRRQAGLDRARAVYEEDVAVYRQTILNAFREVEDNLANLRILADQTKAQDAAVDAAARAAKLSHTQYREGSISYLDVIEADRSVLLQQRVAVQLSGEQARSAVGLIRAIGGGWENPVPPETVASK from the coding sequence ATGATCAAAAGACTGACCCGCGGTTCCGCCCTGCTTGCCGTCCTGCTCGTGCTGGCCGGCTGCGCGGTGGGCCCCACCTACGAACGGCCCTCGGCCGCGGTGCCCGCGGCCTTCAAGGAAGCCGCCCTGCCCGCTTCTGAAGCCGGCACCTGGAAGACCGCCGAGCCGTCCGAGGACGCGCTGCGCGGCGCCTGGTGGAAAGTGTTCGGCGACGAAGGCCTGAACCAGCTGCAGGAAGAAGCCCAGCAGGCCAACCAGAACCTGCAGGCCGCCGCCGCCCGCCTGACCCAGTCGCGCGCGCTGCAACGCGAAGCCCGCGCCGGCTTCTTCCCCAACCTGGACGCCGCCTTCGGCCCCAACCGCCAGCGCCCCTCGGCCGTCTCGCAAGGCCTGCCCGACGGTACCGCGACCACCCCGGTCACCACCTGGCGCGCGCAAGGCGCCGTGTCCTACGAAGCCGACCTGTTCGGCCGCGTCGCCTCCACCTACGACGCCGCCAGCGCCGACGCCCAGCAAAGCGAGGCGCTGTACCGGTCCGTGCTGCTGGCCCTGCAGGCCGACGTCGCCACCACCTACTTCCTGGTGCGCGAACAGGACGCCGAATCGCAGCTCTACCGCCAGACGGTCAAGCTGCGCACCGACACCCTGCAACTGATCCAGCGCCGCTACGACGCCGGCGACATCAGCGAACTCGACCTGGCGCGCGCCAAGGCCGAACTCGCCAGCGCGCAGTCCGAAGCCCTGGGCATCGACCGCCGCCGCGCCTCGTCCGAACACGCCCTGGCCGTGCTGCTGGGCCGCGCCCCGTCGGATTTCGCCATGCCCGCACAGCCCATCCAGAAGGTAGCGCTATCGATCCCGGCCGGCCTGCCGTCCACCCTGCTGGAACGCCGTCCCGACATCGCCGCCGCCGAACGCGCCATGGCCGCCGCCAACGCCCGCGTCGGCGCGGCCAAGTCCGCCTTCTTCCCGCGCCTGGACATCACCGGCGCCTTCGGCTACGAGTCCTCGGACCTGGGCAACCTGTTCCAGTGGTCCAGCCGCACCTTCCTGCTGGGCCCCCTGGTCGGCGCCGCGCTGTCCATGCCCATCTTCGACGGCGGCCGCCGCCAAGCCGGCCTGGACCGCGCCCGCGCCGTCTACGAGGAAGACGTGGCGGTCTACCGTCAGACCATCCTGAACGCGTTCCGCGAAGTGGAAGACAACCTGGCCAACCTGCGCATCCTGGCCGACCAGACCAAGGCGCAAGACGCCGCCGTCGACGCCGCCGCCCGCGCCGCGAAGCTCTCGCACACGCAGTACCGCGAAGGCTCCATCAGCTACCTGGACGTCATCGAAGCCGACCGCAGCGTGCTGCTGCAACAACGCGTCGCGGTGCAACTCAGCGGTGAACAAGCGCGTTCCGCCGTAGGCCTGATCCGCGCCATCGGCGGCGGCTGGGAGAACCCCGTGCCGCCGGAAACGGTGGCATCGAAGTAA
- a CDS encoding efflux RND transporter permease subunit: MNISKFFIDRPIFAGVLSVLVLLAGLLAMFQLPISEYPEVVPPSVVVRAQYPGANPKVIAETVASPLEESINGVEDMLYMQSQANSDGNLTLTVNFKLGVDPDKAQQLVQNRVSQALPRLPPDVQRLGVTTAKSSPTLTLVVHLLSPNDRYDITYLRNYAILNVKDRLARISGVGEVTVWGSGNYSMRVWLDPQKVAQRGMTATEVVNAIREQNVQVAAGVIGASPTLGDVPLQLNVNARGRLQTEEEFRDIILKTSPDGAVTYLSDVARVELDAQEYGLRSLLDNKQAVGMGIMQSPGANALDVSSQVRAAMADLQQDFPPGVEYRIEYDPTQFVRASIKAVVTTLLEAIALVVLVVILFLQTWRASIIPLLAVPVSIVGTFALLLMFGYSINALSLFGMVLAIGIVVDDAIVVVENVERNIAAGLSPRDATYRAMREVSGPIIAIALTLCAVFVPLAFMTGLTGQFYKQFAMTIAISTVISAFNSLTLSPALSAILLKSHHDKPDWLTRGMNRVFGRFFNWFNNMFGRASESYGTGVTRVIRRKAGAMGVYAVLVAATIGISYLVPGGFVPAQDKQYLIAFTQLPNGASLDRTDAVIRRMSDIALKEPGVQSTIAFPGLSINGFTNSSSAGIVFVMLKPFEERKGAALSGNAIAGSLNQKFSAIQDSFIAVFPPPPVMGLGTLGGFKFQIEDRGAAGYAELEKAKQAFLAKARQTPELGPAFSSYEINVPQLDVDLDRVKAKQLGVPVTEVFDTMQIYLGSMYVNDFNRFGRVFQVRAQADAQFRAHADDILQLKTRNAAGEMVPLSSLVTVNQTFGPEMVVRYNGYTAADINGGPAPGYSSDQAQAAAERVAAETLPRGMKMEWTDLTYQQILAGNAGLWVFPISVLLVFLVLAALYESLTLPLAVILIVPMSILAALTGVYLTGNDNNIFTQIGLMVLVGLSAKNAILIVEFARELEMNGRSPLEAAIEASRLRLRPILMTSIAFIMGVVPLVLSSGAGSEMRQAMGIAVFFGMLGVTLFGLFLTPVFYVLLRTLGGKTLHSAAPHEAPVCVPHLDPNAPPAPQHQA, encoded by the coding sequence CCTGACGGTGAACTTCAAGCTGGGCGTGGACCCGGACAAGGCCCAGCAGCTGGTGCAGAACCGCGTGTCGCAGGCGCTGCCGCGCCTGCCGCCGGACGTGCAGCGCCTGGGCGTGACCACGGCCAAGAGCTCGCCCACGCTGACGCTGGTGGTGCACCTGCTCTCGCCCAATGACCGCTACGACATTACCTACCTGCGCAACTACGCCATCCTGAACGTCAAGGACCGTCTGGCCCGCATTTCGGGTGTGGGAGAAGTGACGGTATGGGGTTCGGGCAACTACTCCATGCGCGTCTGGCTGGACCCGCAGAAAGTCGCCCAGCGCGGCATGACCGCCACCGAAGTCGTCAACGCCATCCGCGAACAGAACGTGCAAGTCGCCGCCGGCGTCATCGGAGCATCCCCCACACTGGGCGACGTGCCGCTGCAACTGAACGTGAATGCCCGCGGCCGCCTGCAAACCGAAGAGGAGTTCCGCGACATCATCCTGAAGACCTCGCCCGACGGCGCGGTGACCTACCTGTCGGACGTCGCCCGCGTCGAACTGGACGCGCAGGAATACGGCTTGCGCTCGCTGCTGGACAACAAGCAGGCGGTGGGCATGGGCATCATGCAGTCGCCGGGCGCCAATGCGCTGGACGTGTCCAGCCAGGTGCGCGCCGCCATGGCCGACCTGCAGCAGGACTTCCCGCCGGGCGTGGAGTACCGCATCGAATACGACCCCACCCAATTCGTGCGCGCCAGCATCAAAGCCGTGGTGACCACGCTGCTGGAAGCGATCGCCCTGGTGGTGCTGGTGGTGATCCTGTTCCTGCAAACCTGGCGCGCGTCCATCATCCCGCTGCTGGCGGTGCCGGTGTCCATCGTCGGTACCTTCGCCCTGCTGCTGATGTTCGGCTATTCCATCAACGCGCTGTCGCTGTTCGGCATGGTGCTGGCCATCGGCATCGTGGTGGACGACGCCATCGTGGTGGTCGAAAACGTGGAGCGCAACATCGCGGCGGGCCTGAGTCCACGCGACGCGACCTACCGCGCCATGCGGGAAGTCAGCGGCCCCATCATCGCCATCGCACTGACCTTGTGCGCGGTGTTCGTGCCGCTGGCCTTCATGACGGGCCTGACCGGCCAGTTCTACAAGCAGTTCGCCATGACCATCGCCATCTCGACGGTGATCTCGGCCTTCAACTCGCTGACCCTGTCGCCCGCGCTGTCGGCCATCCTGCTCAAGAGCCACCACGACAAGCCTGACTGGCTGACCCGTGGCATGAACCGCGTCTTCGGCCGCTTCTTCAACTGGTTCAACAACATGTTCGGCCGCGCGTCCGAGTCCTACGGCACGGGCGTGACCCGCGTGATCCGCCGCAAGGCCGGCGCCATGGGCGTGTACGCGGTGCTGGTGGCCGCCACCATCGGCATCTCCTACCTGGTGCCCGGCGGCTTCGTGCCCGCGCAGGACAAGCAATACCTGATCGCCTTCACGCAGTTGCCCAACGGCGCCTCGCTGGACCGCACCGACGCGGTGATCCGCCGCATGAGCGACATCGCCCTGAAGGAACCCGGCGTGCAGAGCACCATCGCCTTCCCCGGCCTGTCGATCAACGGCTTCACCAACAGCTCCAGCGCCGGCATCGTGTTCGTCATGCTCAAGCCCTTTGAAGAGCGCAAGGGCGCCGCGCTGTCGGGCAACGCCATCGCGGGCTCGCTCAACCAGAAGTTCTCGGCCATCCAGGACTCGTTCATCGCCGTGTTCCCGCCCCCGCCCGTGATGGGCCTGGGCACGCTGGGCGGTTTCAAGTTCCAGATCGAGGACCGCGGCGCCGCCGGCTACGCCGAACTGGAAAAGGCCAAGCAAGCCTTCCTGGCCAAGGCGCGCCAGACGCCTGAACTCGGCCCGGCCTTCTCCAGCTACGAGATCAACGTGCCGCAGCTGGACGTGGACCTGGACCGCGTCAAGGCCAAACAGCTGGGCGTGCCGGTGACGGAAGTGTTCGACACCATGCAGATCTACCTGGGCTCGATGTATGTCAACGACTTCAACCGTTTCGGCCGCGTCTTCCAGGTGCGGGCGCAGGCTGACGCCCAGTTCCGCGCGCACGCCGACGACATCCTGCAGTTGAAGACCCGCAACGCCGCCGGCGAGATGGTGCCGCTGTCCTCGCTGGTCACGGTCAACCAGACCTTCGGCCCCGAAATGGTGGTGCGCTACAACGGCTACACCGCCGCCGACATCAACGGCGGCCCGGCGCCCGGCTACTCGTCCGACCAGGCCCAGGCCGCGGCCGAGCGCGTAGCCGCCGAGACCCTGCCGCGCGGCATGAAGATGGAATGGACCGACCTGACCTACCAACAGATCCTGGCGGGCAACGCCGGCCTGTGGGTGTTCCCGATCAGCGTGCTGCTGGTGTTCCTGGTGCTGGCCGCCCTGTACGAAAGCCTGACCTTGCCGCTGGCCGTGATCCTGATCGTGCCGATGAGCATCCTGGCCGCGCTGACGGGCGTCTACCTGACCGGCAACGACAACAACATCTTCACGCAGATCGGCTTGATGGTGCTGGTGGGCCTGTCGGCGAAGAACGCGATCCTGATCGTCGAATTCGCCCGCGAATTGGAAATGAACGGCCGCAGCCCATTGGAAGCCGCCATCGAAGCCAGCCGCCTGCGCCTGCGCCCCATCCTGATGACGTCCATCGCGTTCATCATGGGCGTGGTGCCGCTGGTGCTGTCCTCGGGCGCGGGCTCTGAAATGCGCCAAGCCATGGGTATCGCCGTGTTCTTCGGCATGTTGGGCGTGACCCTGTTCGGCCTGTTCCTGACCCCCGTGTTCTACGTGCTGCTGCGCACGCTGGGCGGCAAGACGCTGCACTCCGCCGCGCCGCACGAGGCTCCGGTGTGCGTGCCGCACCTGGACCCGAACGCGCCCCCCGCCCCGCAACACCAGGCCTGA